The Terriglobales bacterium genome window below encodes:
- a CDS encoding sigma-70 family RNA polymerase sigma factor: protein MSTIAGTLQVRAQEASIVAELKAGSEEAYAWLIAHYQPPVYSLVYRILNDPADAADTTQEVFLKVFRGMRHFNAASSLKTWIYRIAVHEASNRRRWWFRHKSRETSMERVEPGLLHEPGVTLKESLVDATQSPFDDFAQGELRERVERELRQVPEPYRTTLILRDIEELSYEEIAEVMEVSLGTVKSRLTRGRDSLRKRLEKYLPEVSSDLSSSAHQAGAEQSHHQVPRSGREVEATS, encoded by the coding sequence TTGAGCACCATAGCTGGCACCTTGCAAGTGCGAGCGCAAGAGGCCTCGATCGTCGCCGAACTGAAGGCCGGATCGGAAGAGGCCTATGCCTGGTTGATCGCTCACTACCAGCCCCCCGTATATAGCCTGGTCTATCGCATCCTGAATGACCCTGCAGATGCCGCCGACACCACACAGGAAGTCTTCCTCAAAGTCTTTCGCGGCATGCGTCACTTCAACGCTGCCTCCAGTCTGAAAACCTGGATCTACCGCATTGCAGTTCATGAAGCCTCCAATCGCCGCCGCTGGTGGTTTCGCCACAAATCGCGCGAGACATCGATGGAGCGCGTCGAGCCGGGCCTGCTCCATGAGCCGGGGGTCACGCTGAAAGAATCTCTCGTCGATGCCACTCAATCCCCCTTCGACGACTTCGCGCAAGGTGAATTGCGCGAACGTGTGGAGCGCGAACTGCGCCAGGTGCCGGAACCATATCGCACTACCCTGATCTTGCGAGATATCGAAGAGCTCTCCTACGAAGAAATTGCGGAAGTCATGGAAGTCTCCCTGGGAACGGTGAAGTCGCGCTTGACACGAGGACGCGACTCCCTCAGGAAGCGCCTGGAAAAATATCTGCCGGAGGTGAGTTCCGATTTGTCCTCCTCAGCGCATCAGGCCGGCGCGGAACAGAGTCATCACCAGGTTCCCCGCAGCGGCCGGGAAGTTGAGGCTACGTCATGA
- a CDS encoding zf-HC2 domain-containing protein: MTCAKAKSLSTHYLDGRLEGPDYHALERHLLACHACKSSVSSLEQTRQLLSSLGRRKAPADLALRLRLAISREAAAVRRDPFALLRLRLENPLNAFMVPATAGLLSAIIIFGLLIGFFALPAQINDVPTMLYTPPELAIAPFGLSQPVNGESVVIEAYVDANGRVQDYRVLTAPGGSSLSDSDLKNMLIFTVFRPATSFGRPTAGRAILSFSKLNVRG; encoded by the coding sequence ATGACCTGCGCCAAGGCAAAATCGTTGTCCACTCATTACCTTGATGGACGCCTCGAGGGTCCCGACTACCACGCACTGGAACGGCACTTGCTCGCGTGCCATGCCTGCAAGTCCAGCGTAAGCAGCCTGGAGCAGACGAGACAGTTGCTCTCGTCCCTGGGACGCAGGAAGGCACCCGCGGACCTGGCTCTGCGGCTGCGCCTGGCCATTTCCCGCGAGGCCGCTGCGGTACGCCGCGATCCTTTCGCGCTGCTCCGCCTCCGTCTCGAAAATCCCCTGAATGCATTCATGGTGCCGGCGACCGCCGGGTTGTTAAGTGCCATCATCATATTCGGCTTGCTGATCGGCTTCTTTGCTCTTCCTGCACAGATCAATGATGTGCCCACGATGCTCTACACGCCGCCAGAACTTGCCATTGCTCCTTTTGGTCTGAGCCAGCCCGTGAATGGCGAATCCGTGGTGATTGAGGCCTACGTGGATGCCAACGGGCGCGTGCAGGACTATCGCGTGCTGACCGCTCCGGGAGGTTCCTCGCTTTCCGACTCCGATCTCAAGAATATGCTCATCTTTACCGTTTTCCGCCCGGCAACCTCATTTGGACGCCCCACCGCCGGACGAGCCATCCTGTCCTTTTCTAAACTGAATGTGAGGGGATAG
- a CDS encoding SRPBCC domain-containing protein: MRQVGVLAPLLCGLILSCSPAAQAEVKELAVGGYSIEIEVLLPAAPEAVYDAATGDISGWWDHSVSGHPKKMYIEAKPGGGFYEIFNDSGDGVLHATVNYAERGKRLRFTGPLGFGGRALDLVTTYDLKPDGKGTRMHVTCNSVGQISAQDAKAIDMVWQHFIGERLKGYIESGDYLKKSKAQ, translated from the coding sequence ATGAGACAAGTGGGAGTTCTGGCACCGTTGTTATGCGGGCTAATTCTCAGTTGCTCGCCGGCTGCGCAGGCTGAGGTCAAGGAACTTGCCGTTGGCGGATACTCCATAGAGATTGAGGTATTGCTGCCGGCAGCGCCCGAGGCGGTGTACGACGCGGCCACGGGAGACATCAGTGGCTGGTGGGATCATTCTGTCTCCGGGCATCCCAAGAAGATGTACATCGAGGCCAAGCCTGGCGGCGGCTTCTACGAGATCTTCAATGACTCCGGCGACGGCGTGCTGCACGCGACGGTGAACTATGCCGAACGCGGCAAGAGGTTACGCTTCACTGGTCCCCTGGGATTTGGGGGGAGGGCGCTCGATCTGGTCACCACATACGATCTCAAGCCGGATGGAAAGGGAACGCGCATGCATGTGACATGCAATAGCGTAGGCCAGATCAGCGCGCAGGATGCCAAGGCCATCGACATGGTGTGGCAGCACTTCATCGGAGAGAGGCTCAAGGGATATATCGAATCGGGCGATTATCTGAAAAAGTCCAAGGCTCAGTAA